A region of Homo sapiens chromosome X, GRCh38.p14 Primary Assembly DNA encodes the following proteins:
- the ARL13A gene encoding ADP-ribosylation factor-like protein 13A produces MFRLLSSCCSCLRTTEETRRNVTIPIIGLNNSGKTVLVEAFQKLLPSKTDHCMKSELTTLLLDEYELSIYDLNGDLKGREAWPNYYAQAHGLVFVLDSSDIRRMQEVKIILTHLLSDKRVAGKPILILANKQDKKKALMPCDIIDYLLLKKLVKENKCPCRVEPCSAIRNLERRNHQPIVEGLRWLLAVIDTCQLPPTSSISISKNNTGSGERCSSHSFSTRTGMSKEKRQHLEQCSIEAKPLKSILQPSNQSYTH; encoded by the exons ATGTTCCGGCTTTTGTCCTCCTGCTGCTCTTGCCTAAGGACAACAGAAGAGACACGAAG gaATGTGACCATCCCTATCATTGGCTTGAACAACTCTGGCAAAACTGTTCTTGTGGAGGCATTCCAAAAAT TACTTCCCAGTAAGACAGACCATTGCATGAAATCGGAACTGACTACACTTTTGTTAGATGAGTATGAACTTTCCATCTATGACCTGAATGGAGACCTGAAGGGCCGGGAAGCATGGCCAAACTACTATGCACAGGCCCATGGGCTTGTTTTCGTCCTGGATTCCAGTGACATAAGACGCATGCAGGAAGTGAAGATCATCTTAACACATCTGCTGTCCGATAAAAGAGTGGCAGGGAAACCCATCTTAAT TTTAGCAAACAAACAAGACAAGAAGAAAGCCCTCATGCCTTGTGATATTATTGACTATCTACTTCTAAAGAAGCTAGTGAAAGAGAATAAGTGCCCATGCCGAGTA GAGCCATGTTCAGCCATCAGAAACCTTGAAAGAAGAAACCATCAGCCCATAGTTGAAGGACTGCGCTGGCTATTAGCTGTCATTGATACTTGCCAACTACCACCTACCTCGAGCATCTCAATCTCCAAGAATAACACAGGCTCTGGAGAAAGATGCTCATCACACAG CTTCTCCACCAGAACAGGAATGTCAAAGGAGAAAAGACAGCATCTAGAACAATGCTCAATCGAAGCTAAGCCTCTAAAGTCAATCCTACAG CCATCAAATCAATCCTATACTCACTGA
- the ARL13A gene encoding ADP-ribosylation factor-like protein 13A isoform X1, producing MFRLLSSCCSCLRTTEETRRNVTIPIIGLNNSGKTVLVEAFQKLLPSKTDHCMKSELTTLLLDEYELSIYDLNGDLKGREAWPNYYAQAHGLVFVLDSSDIRRMQEVKIILTHLLSDKRVAGKPILMSHVQPSETLKEETISP from the exons ATGTTCCGGCTTTTGTCCTCCTGCTGCTCTTGCCTAAGGACAACAGAAGAGACACGAAG gaATGTGACCATCCCTATCATTGGCTTGAACAACTCTGGCAAAACTGTTCTTGTGGAGGCATTCCAAAAAT TACTTCCCAGTAAGACAGACCATTGCATGAAATCGGAACTGACTACACTTTTGTTAGATGAGTATGAACTTTCCATCTATGACCTGAATGGAGACCTGAAGGGCCGGGAAGCATGGCCAAACTACTATGCACAGGCCCATGGGCTTGTTTTCGTCCTGGATTCCAGTGACATAAGACGCATGCAGGAAGTGAAGATCATCTTAACACATCTGCTGTCCGATAAAAGAGTGGCAGGGAAACCCATCTTAAT GAGCCATGTTCAGCCATCAGAAACCTTGAAAGAAGAAACCATCAGCCCATAG